Proteins encoded by one window of Aphidius gifuensis isolate YNYX2018 linkage group LG2, ASM1490517v1, whole genome shotgun sequence:
- the LOC122848084 gene encoding uncharacterized protein LOC122848084, protein MMGAKRICIDKDQQTSTDNVDEKMDLINSLDNDSLAQVFMMLPISERITMDQVCSKWKEACQLAWHDIKKYKCTNTIVRNHEKCILTQSYVEKILFNCGIYLKELILSKFCNSSIMPVIAEYCKDLTTLEFEIIRFETYDTDYFGEAFKQLDQLKVVKIHISGYIFQFQMLNSLPKDITEIHLFFGLKVVYPEQCFWLSPSPVSPSLFSLRKLTNLQSLTIRSYDITDIIEEISKKTTLVYLDLQECKTENKIFTFNELSNLEHLNIKDVFFIDSQSKIIPDLLSGIFNKCKKLKHLDAPDFDVDLAEIEMENWVNLENLVYLNSRWRASDALIEKIIGYCNNLEFINTDTLNSKSIIKLTKLENLNYLDFERTNNVNKEVMVAISNNCKKLKHLVLPMYNKVEASLFDDLSKLQYIESLNLAFSYKLEDSAIIAIAKNCKLLKSLNLRRCHSITSTAYIALASLKNLNELDVESNENVEDTFIVKLRGIKSLNCSECNNLTDAGVIQFIKNNPDLEFLDISCNKKITIDTIFAADEAVKNRTNDTFLCIKTRDPVLKEACIKSQWLTCD, encoded by the exons ATGATGGGTGCAAAGAGGATATGTATTGACAAAGATCAACAAACCTCTACAGATAATGTTGACGAGAAAATGGATCTCATCAACTCTCTTGATAATGATTCCTTAGCACAAGTATTTATGATGCTGCCAATATCTGAGCGAATAACTATGGATCAAg tCTGTtccaaatggaaagaggcctGTCAACTAGCTTGgcatgacattaaaaaatacaaatgtaccAATACAATTGTTCGCAATcatgaaaaatgtattttaacacaatcatatgtagaaaaaatattattcaattgtggtatttatttaaaagaattgatTCTTTCAAAATTTTGTAACTCAAGTATCATGCCAGTAATTGCTGAATACTGCAAGGATTTAACAACACTTGAATTTGAAATTATCAGATTTGAAACTTATGATACTGATTACTTTGGTGAAGCATTTAAACAGTTGGATCAATTGAAAGTcgttaaaatacatatatctggatatatatttcaatttcaaatgcTGAATAGTCTTCCAAAAGATATAactgaaattcatttattttttggactTAAAGTTGTATACCCGGAACAATGTTTTTGG ttatcaCCATCACCAGTATCACCATCACTTTTC TCTTTGAGAAAATTAACTAATCTACAAAGCTTGACAATACGTTCTTACGATATCACTGACATTATCgaagaaatatcaaaaaaaacaacacttgttTATCTCGATCTCCAAGAATGTAAGACTGAAAATAagatttttacattcaatGAACTTTCAAACTTGGAACACCTCAACATTAAGGACGTGTTCTTCATAGATAGTCAATCGAAAATTATTCCAGATCTACTCAGtggtattttcaataaatgcaAAAAGCTAAAACATCTTGATGCACCAGATTTTGATGTTGATCTAGCTGAAATTGAAATGGAAAACTGGGTAAACTTGGAAAACTTGGTATATTTAAATAGTCGCTGGCGAGCTAGTGATGCtttaatcgaaaaaatcaTCGGGTATTGCAATAAtttagaatttataaatactgatacattaaatagtaaatctattataaaattaacaaaattagaaaACCTCAATTATTTAGACTTTGAGAGGACAAATAATGTCAATAAAGAAGTAATGGTtgcaatttcaaataattgtaaaaaactaaaacatcTAGTACTTCCAATGTATAATAAAGTGGAGGCATcactttttgatgatttatcaaaattgcaATATATTGAAAGTTTAAATTTGGCATTTAGTTACAAACTTGAAGATAGTGctattattgctattgctaaAAATTGTAAGCTCTTAAAAAGTTTGAATCTTCGAAGGTGTCACTCTATCACTTCAACTGCTTACATTGCTTTAgcgagtttaaaaaatttgaatgaacTAGACGTTGAATCGAATGAAAATGTTGAAGACActtttattgtcaaattaagaggaataaaaagtttaaattgttCTGAATGCAACAATCTTACTGATGCTGGtgtcattcaatttataaaaaataatccagatcttgAATTTCTTGATATCAgctgtaacaaaaaaattacaattgatACGATTTTTGCTGCAGATGAGGCAgttaaaaatcgtacaaatgacacttttttatgtataaaaactCGTGATCCAGTTCTGAAAGAAGCTTGCattaaatctcaatggttaACTTGTGATTAG
- the LOC122848083 gene encoding dynein regulatory complex subunit 6-like isoform X2, with protein MMSAKRICIEKNKQVSTGSTDYVEEKMDYDVDKIKDFINSLDNDSLAQIFMLLPISDRITMDEVCSKWKEACQLAWYDIKKYKCTNTIVRNHKKCILTQSHVEKILLNCGIYLKELILSEVCDSSIMPVIVEYCKNLTTLEFEIDVNKNDCYTDRSVEAFTQLKQLKVVKIHIHESRDKFQFKILNSLPKDINEIHLFIRPFEQAEAWFMNRIFPCGDSPSLFSLRKFTNLRSLTIRSYNITEIIREISKKTTLVYLDLQKCTTNQANFTFNQLINLEHLNVRDVSFTWSNPNLLSGIFNTCKNLKHLDAPDFHVDLAKIKMENWVNLRNLVYLNIRWQASDAIIKKIIKYCNNLEFINTDTLNSESIIKLTQLENLNYLKFEKTNNINNEVMVAILNNCKKLKHLVIHGDDRVEASIFDDLLKLKYIESLNLACNLNIGPSSITSTAYVALTSLKNLKKLNLEWNSNVEDNFIVKLRGIKSLNCSGCRKLTDAGVIQFIKNNPDLEFLDISYIPKVTIDTIIAAEVAVKNRTNDTFLAIKTRDPVLKEACIKSQWLTCD; from the exons ATGATGAGTGCAAAGAGGATATgtattgagaaaaataaacaagtctCTACAGGCTCTACAGATTATGTTGAGGAGAAAATGGATTATGATGTTGACAAGATAAAGGATTTCATCAACTCTCTTGATAATGATTCCTTGGCACAAATATTTATGCTGTTGCCAATATCTGACAGGATAACTATGGATGAAG TTTGTtccaaatggaaagaggcctgtcaactagcttggtatgacattaaaaaatacaaatgtaccAATACAATTGTTcgtaatcataaaaaatgtattttaacacAATCACAcgtagaaaaaatattgctcAATTGTGGTATTTACTTGAAAGAATTGATTCTTTCAGAAGTTTGTGattcaagtatcatgccagtaattgttgaatattgcaaaaatttaacaacacttgaatttgaaattgacgtaaataaaaatgattgttatACTGATCGCTCTGTTGAAGCATTCACACAGTTAAAGCAATTGAAAGTcgttaaaatacatatacatgaaTCTAgagataaatttcaatttaaaatactgaATAGTCTTCCAAaagatataaatgaaattcatttatttattagaccCTTTGAACAGGCAGAAGCATGGTTTATG aACCGAATTTTCCCTTGTGGTGATTCACCATCACTTTTC TCTTTGAGAAAATTTACCAATCTTCGAAGTTTGACAATACGTTCTTACAATATCACCGAGATTATTCgagaaatatcaaaaaaaacaacacttgttTATCTCGATCTCCAAAAATGTACGACTAACCAAGcgaattttacattcaatcaACTTATAAACTTGGAACATCTCAACGTGAGGGACGTATCCTTCACTTGGTCTAACCCAAATCTACTCAGtggtatttttaatacatgcaaaaatctaaaacatcttgatgCACCAGATTTTCATGTTGATCtagctaaaattaaaatggaaaaCTGGGTAAACTTGAGAAACTTGGTATATCTAAATATTCGCTGGCAAGCTAGTGAtgcaataatcaaaaaaatcatcaagtattGCAATAATTTAGAATTCATAAATACCGATACATTGAATAGTGAatctattataaaattgacacAATTAGAAAAcctcaattatttaaaatttgagaagacaaataatatcaataatgaaGTAATGgttgcaattttaaataattgtaaaaaacttaaacatcTGGTAATTCATGGAGATGATAGAGTGGAGGcatcaatttttgatgatttattaaaattgaaatatattgaaagtttaaatttggcatgtaatttaaatattggaCCGAGTTCGATCACTTCAACTGCTTATGTTGCTTTAACGAgcttgaaaaatttgaaaaaactaaATCTTGAATGGAACTCTAATGTTGAagacaattttattgtcaaattaagaggaataaaaagtttaaattgttCTGGATGCAGAAAACTTACCGATGCTGGtgtcattcaatttataaaaaataatccagatcttgAATTTCTTGATATCAGCTATATCCCAAAAGTTACAATTGACACAATCATTGCTGCAGAAGTGGCAgttaaaaatcgtacaaatgatACTTTTTTGGCTATAAAAACTCGTGATCCAGTTCTGAAAGAAGCTTGCattaaatctcaatggttaACTTGTGATTAG
- the LOC122849334 gene encoding uncharacterized protein LOC122849334, protein MMSAKEIHIKKDQQVSADDVEEKMDLINSLDNDSLAQIFMLLPISERITMDQVCLKWKEACQLAWHDIKKYKCTNAIVRSYEKCILTQSYVEKILFNCGIYLKELILSKICNSTIMPIIAEYCKNLTTLEFEIDVWKDSSYTDRFVEAFTHLKQLKVVKIHISGSESQFQMLNSLPKDINEIHLFFGFAEPQLSSFTTLLCLANHFLPDFVAPSLFVSIYC, encoded by the exons ATGATGAGTGCAAAGGAGatacatattaaaaaagatcAACAAGTCTCTGCAGATGATGTTGAGGAGAAAATGGATCTCATCAACTCTCTTGATAATGATTCATTAGCACAAATATTCATGTTGCTGCCGATATCTGAGAGAATAACTATGGATCAAg TTTGTTTGAAATGGAAAGAGGCCTGTCAACTAGCTTGGcatgacataaaaaaatacaaatgtaccAATGCAATTGTTCGTAGttatgaaaaatgtattttaacacAATCTTacgtagaaaaaatattattcaattgtggtatttatttaaaagaattaattctTTCAAAAATTTGTAACTCAACTATCATGCCAATAATTGCTGaatattgcaaaaatttaacaacacttGAATTTGAAATTGACGTATGGAAAGATAGTAGTTACACTGACCGCTTTGTTGAAGCATTCACACACTTGAAGCAATTAAAGGTcgttaaaatacatatatctgGATCTGAGTCTCAATTTCAAATGCTCAATAGTCTTCCAAaagatataaatgaaattcatttattttttggatttgCTGAACCGCAACTGTCGAGTTTTACCACATTATTATGTCTTGCC aACCACTTTTTGCCTGATTTTGTAGCACCATCACTTTTTGTAAGTATTTATTGTtag
- the LOC122849336 gene encoding dynein regulatory complex subunit 6-like — protein sequence MISAKRIRIEKNQEVSANYVKKKMDFINYLDNDSLAQIFMLLPISERITMKEVCSKWQEACQLAWHDIKKYKCTNTIVRNHKKCILTQRYVEKVLFNCGIYLKELILSLICDSSIMPIIAEHCKNLKTLEFALVEFGNKNTYRFVEAFTQLEQLKVVKIHISGYNFQFRMLNSLPKDINEIHLFFKPNGSPEISFDSGIIKSTLFTTMLFNSDPVAPSFFSLKKFTNLRSLTIHRCIITDIIQEISRKTTLVYLDLEKCKTKKEIFTFNQLLNLEHLNIKDVSFMDIPNLLSGIFNACKNLKHLDAPDFHVDLAEIKMENWVNWRNLVHLNIRWQASDAIIENIIKHCNNLEFINIDELNSESTIELTKLENLNHLDFEVTNIDNEVMVAIINNCKKLKHLVLPEYNMVKASIFYDLSKLQYIESLNLAFSFKLGDSAIIAIAKNCKLLKCLNIKNCNITSSGYIALTGLKNLEELNIEMSVNVEDNFVVKLRGIKSLYCSGCHELTDTGIIQFIKNNPDLEFLNISFNTNVTMDTIIAAEEAVKNRTNDTFLAIKSVDSDIEKACHEASKNRTNDTFLSIKTNDPDLEKACSESQWLIDC from the exons ATGATAAGTGCAAAGAGGATACGTATTGAGAAAAACCAAGAAGTCTCTGCAAATTATGTCAAGAAGAAAATGGATTTTATCAACTATCTTGATAATGATTCATTAGCACAAATATTCATGCTGCTGCCAATATCTGAGAGGATAACTATGAAGGAAG TTTGTTCCAAATGGCAAGAGGCCTGTCAACTAGCTTGgcatgacattaaaaaatacaaatgtaccAATACAATTGTTcgtaatcataaaaaatgtattttaacacAACGATACGTAGAAAAAGTATTATTCAATTGTggtatttatttgaaagaatTGATTCTTTCTTTAATTTGTGACTCAAGTATCATGCCAATAATTGCTGAACactgcaaaaatttaaaaacacttgaATTTGCACTTGTCGAATTTGGGAATAAAAATACTTATCGCTTTGTTGAAGCATTTACACAATTGGAGCAATTGAAAGTcgttaaaatacatatatctgGATATAACTTTCAATTTCGAATGCTGAATAGTCTTCCAAaagatataaatgaaattcatttattttttaaacctaATGGATCTCCAGAAATCTCATTCGATTCGGgcataataaaatcaacactATTT acaACAATGTTATTCAATTCAGATCCAGTAGCACCATCATTTTTC tctttgaaaaaatttaccaatctTCGAAGTTTGACAATACATCGTTGCATTATCACCGATATTATTCaagaaatatcaagaaaaacaacacttgtttatcttgatctcgaaaaatgtaaaaccaaaaaagagatttttacattcaatCAACTTTTAAACTTGGAACATCTCAACATTAAGGATGTGTCCTTCATGGATATTCCAAATCTACTCAGTGGTATTTTCAATGcatgcaaaaatttaaaacatcttGATGCACCAGATTTTCATGTTGATCTAGCTGAAATTAAAATGGAAAACTGGGTAAACTGGAGAAACTTggtacatttaaatattcgcTGGCAAGCTAGTGATGCAATAATCGAAAATATCATCAAGCATTGCAATAATTTagaattcataaatattgatgaattaaatagtGAATCTACTAtagaattaacaaaattagaaaACCTTAATCATTTAGATTTCGAGGTGACAAATATCGATAACGAAGTAATGGttgcaattataaataattgtaaaaaacttaaacatcTAGTACTTCCCGAGTATAATATGGTGAAggcatcaattttttatgatttatcaaaattgcaATATATTGAAAGTTTAAATTTGGCATTTAGTTTCAAACTTGGAGATAGTGctattattgctattgctaaAAATTGTAAGCTCTTAAAatgtttgaatattaaaaattgtaacatCACTTCAAGTGGTTATATTGCTTTAACGGGCTTGAAGAATTTGGAAGAACTAAATATCGAAATGAGTGTTAATGTTGAAGACAATTTTGTTGTCAAATTAAGAggaataaaaagtttatattgtTCTGGATGTCACGAACTTACTGATACTGgtatcattcaatttataaaaaataatccagatcttgAATTTCTTAACATCAGCTTCAACACAAATGTTACAATGGACACGATTATTGCTGCAGAAGAGGCAgttaaaaatcgtacaaatgatACTTTTTTAGCTATAAAAAGTGTTGATTCAGATATTGAAAAAGCCTGCC ATGAGGCAtctaaaaatcgtacaaatgatacttttttatctataaaaactAATGATCCAGATCTTGAAAAAGCCTGCAGTGAATCTCAATGGTTAATTGATtgttaa
- the LOC122848083 gene encoding F-box/LRR-repeat protein fbxl-1-like isoform X1 encodes MTTKRILFEKDQQVSADDVDEKMDLINSLDNDSLAQIFMLLPISDRITVDQVCSKWKEACQLAWHDIKKYKCSDAIVRSYEKCILTQSYVEKILFNCGIYLKELILSKVCNSSIMPIIAEYCKNLTTLEFEIDVNKDDCYSDRFVEACTQLKQLKVVKIHVTGDKFQCQMLNSLPNDINEIHLFFPHESAEVISMNQGVCMFVCCSTYYVSQSLIISLNKFTNLRKLTIHSSIISNIIQEISKKTTLVYLDLQECTTINKIFTFNQLSNLEHLNIKDVSFMDSHLEIIPDLLSGIFNECKKLKHLDAPGFDVDLAEIKMENWVNLKNLVYLNIRWKASDAIINNIIKYCNNLEFINIDKLNSESTIKLTKLENLNYLKFGFTNLINEEVMVAILNNCKKLKHLVIYGSNTVEASIFDDISKLQYIENLNLVFCCNLGDGAIVAIAENCRLLKCLNIKNCSITSTGYIALTSLKNLKELNVGINDNVEDNFIDKLRGIKSLNCSNCNKLTDAGVIQFIKNNPDLEFLDISNTNVTINTIIAAEVAVKNRINDTFLAIKTSDLDLKKACIESQWLIYR; translated from the exons ATGACTACAAAGAGGATACTTTTTGAGAAAGACCAACAAGTCTCTGCAGATGATGTTGACGAGAAAATGGATCTCATCAACTCTCTTGATAATGATTCATTAGCACAAATATTCATGCTGCTGCCAATATCTGACAGAATAACTGTAGATCAAG TTTGTTCTAAATGGAAAGAGGCCTGTCAACTAGCTTGgcatgacattaaaaaatacaaatgtagcGATGCAATTGTTCGTAGttatgaaaaatgtattttaacacaatcatatgtggaaaaaatattatttaattgtggtATTTacttaaaagaattaattctTTCAAAAGTTTGTAACTCAAGTATCATGCCAATAATTGCTGAATActgcaaaaatttaacaacacttGAATTTGAAATTGACGTAAATAAAGATGATTGTTATAGTGATCGCTTTGTTGAAGCATGCACACAGTTGAAGCAATTGAAAGTcgttaaaatacatgtaactGGAGATAAATTTCAATGTCAAATGCTGAATAGTCTTCCAAAcgatataaatgaaattcatttattttttcctcatGAATCGGCAGAAGTAATAAGTATGAACCAAGGCGTATGTATGTTC GTTTGTTGTTCAACTTATTATGTATCGCAATCACTTATTATC tctttaaacaaatttaccaATCTTCGAAAGTTGACAATACATTCTTCCATTATCAGCAATATTATTcaagaaatatcaaaaaaaacaacacttgttTATCTCGATCTCCAAGAGTGTACGACTATTAATAagatttttacattcaatCAACTTTCAAACTTGGAACATCTCAACATTAAAGACGTGTCTTTCATGGATAGTCATTTGGAAATTATTCCAGATCTACTCAGTGGTATTTTCAATGAATGCAAAAAGCTAAAACATCTTGATGCACCAGGTTTTGATGTTGATCTGGCTGAAATTAAAATGGAAAACTGGGTAAACTTGAAAAACTTGGTATATCTAAATATTCGCTGGAAAGCTAGTGATGcaataatcaacaatatcatcaagtattgcaataatttagaattcataaatattgataaattaaatagtgaATCtactataaaattaacaaaattagaaaatcttaattatttaaaatttgggTTTACAAATCTTATCAATGAAGAAGTAATGgttgcaattttaaataattgtaaaaaacttaaacatcTGGTAATTTATGGGTCTAATACAGTGGAGGcatcaatttttgatgatatatcaaaattgcaatatattgaaaatttaaatttggtaTTCTGTTGCAACCTTGGAGATGGTGCTATTGTTGCTATTGCTGAAAATTGTAGGCTATTGAAatgtttgaatattaaaaattgttccaTCACTTCAACTGGTTATATTGCTTTAacgagtttaaaaaatttgaaagaacTTAATGTTGGAATAAACGATAATGTTGAagacaattttattgacaaattaaggggaataaaaagtttaaattgttCTAATTGCAACAAACTTACTGATGCTGGtgtcattcaatttataaaaaataatccagatcttgAATTTCTTGATATCAGCAACACAAATGTTACAATCAACACAATTATTGCTGCAGAAGTGGCAGTTAAAAATCGTATAAATGATACTTTTTTAGCTATAAAAACTAGTGATTTAGATCTTAAAAAAGCCTGCATTGAATCTCAATGGTTAATTTATCGTTAG